The following are from one region of the Magallana gigas chromosome 4, xbMagGiga1.1, whole genome shotgun sequence genome:
- the LOC136274584 gene encoding uncharacterized protein — protein MNPRSSAQDVHRCDLCETAIVHSYCDFCHVNLCKPCILDHILDEYDKHKIVPFQKRRSTLIHSKCETHSHRNCEFQCEDCNNMFVCSSCMASTQHKGHSFVEVTEVYKTKKDDIKKDTNELENHISPTYEEIAFDLENQLASLDGGYDKLTTTMSKQGEQWHREIDIIVNKMKTEISDIKVKHKELLQKHLNDIEQIQSLIKETLHALMKIEESTEVSSTIEYNSKIREFSKPPPKVKVTLPTFIPKPIDCDKLYTLFGQITPLSTVTEENVLSLNQPNTSVKELLDEPELVTKIQTGHKNLRNVTFVNEDMIWTSGNSNEIECFNIKGSTLHTIHTKSGVWPGDIAVDSDGNLMYSGRETRTVNKVRRSETEELIRLKGWVPRNLCVTSTGDLLLTMYSDDETQSKVVRYSGSSEKQTIQFDDEGKPLYSGNSSMKHITENRNHDICVSDYSAGAIVMVNQSGKLRWKYTGHPSVTNNEPFNPYGITTDSQSRILTADGDNHCIHILDQNGQFLRYIDNCDLNDPTGLCVDNNDNLFVCDYANGNVKKFKYFK, from the coding sequence ATGAATCCCCGTTCTAGTGCCCAGGATGTAcaccgatgtgacctttgtgagaccgccatagtacacagctactgtgacttttgtcatgtcaacctaTGTAAACCCTGTATATTAGATCATATATTGGATgaatatgacaaacataaaatagttcCTTTCCAGAAACGAAGATCAACCCTTATTCATTCGAAATGTGAAACACACTCACACAGAAATTGTGAATTCCAGTGCGAGGATTGCAACAATATGTTTGTTTGTTCTTCCTGCATGGCATCTACACAGCACAAAGGACATAGCTTCGTAGAAGTTACAGAAGTTTACAAAACTAAGAAagatgatattaaaaaagatacaaaCGAGttagaaaatcatatttcccctaCATATGAAGAAATTGCATTTGACTTAGAAAATCAGCTTGCAAGCCTTGATGGAGGATATGATAAACTTACAACAAcaatgtccaaacaaggagagcaatggcacagagaaattgACATCAttgtcaacaaaatgaaaactgaaatcagcGACATAAAAGTAAAACACAAAGAACTTTTACAGAAACATTTGAATGATATCGAACAGATACAGTCTCTCATAAAGGAAACACTGCATGCCTTAATGAAAATTGAGGAGTCCACTGAAGTATCTTCTACCATTGAATACAACTCTAAGATCAGAGAGTTCAGCAAGCCTCCACCCAAAGTTAAGGTTACACTGCCCacattcattccaaaaccaATAGACTGTGACAAGCTGTATACTTTGTTTGGACAGATCACCCCATTATCTACAGTTACAGAAGAAAATGTCTTGTCACTAAACCAACCCAACACTTCAGTCAAAGAACTACTGGATGAACCGGAGCTTGTTACCAAAATACAGACTGGGCATAAAAATCTACGTAATGTTACCTTTGTAAATGAAGACATGATATGGACGAGTGGAAATAGCAATGAAATCGAATGTTTCAATATCAAAGGTTCAACACTTCACACAATCCATACAAAATCAGGTGTTTGGCCCGGTGATATAGCTGTAGACAGTGATGGGAATCTAATGTACTCAGGTAGAGAAACAAGAACAGTGAATAAAGTAAGGAGAAGCGAGACAGAAGAGTTAATCAGATTAAAGGGATGGGTGCCTCGTAATctgtgtgtcacctctactgGTGATCTCCTGCTTACCATGTACAGTGATGATGAaactcaatccaaagttgtccgttactcAGGATCTTCAGAgaaacaaaccattcagtttgacGATGAAGGTAAACCTTTGTACTCGGGAAATAGTTCTATGAAACACATCAcagagaacagaaaccatgacattTGTGTATCTGACTATAGTGCTGGTGCAATAGTAATGGTTAATCAGAgcgggaaactcagatggaaATACACCGGTCATCCCTCAGTTACCAACAACGAACCATTTAATCCCTAtggtatcacaacagacagtcagagtcgtatcctgacagcagacggtgacaaccattgtatccacattctggatcagaatggacagtttctccgttacattgataactgtgatctaAATGATCCAactggtttatgtgtggacaataatgacaatctgtttgtTTGTGATTACGCAAACGGCAATgtaaagaaattcaaatattttaagtaa
- the LOC136269772 gene encoding tripartite motif-containing protein 2-like, whose translation MDPHSSAQDVHRCDLCETAIVHSYCDFCHVNLCKPCILDHILDEYDKHKIVPFQKRRSTLIHLKCETHPHRNCEFQCKDCNNIFVCSSCMASTQHKGHNFVEVTEVYKAKKDDIKKDTKELENHISPTYEEIAFYLENQLASLDGGYDKLTTTMSKQGEQWHREIDIIVNKMKTEISEIKVKHKELLQKHLNEIKQIQSLIKKTLHALRTIEESTEVSSTIEYNSKIREFSKPPPNVKVTLPTFISIPIDREKLYTLFGQITPLSTVTEENVLSLNQPNTSVKELLDEPELVTKIQTGQKYLCSVTCVNEDMIWTSGASTDIKCFNIKGSTLHTILTKSGAWPDDIAVDSDGYLLYSDAQARTVHKVKSGRTEELIRLQGWRPYNLCVTSTGDLLLTMYSDDGTQSKAVRYSGSTEKQTIQFDDEGKPLYSGNIYAKYITEIRNHDICVADYGAGAIVVVNQDGKLRWKYTGHPSVTINKQFNPYGITTDSQSRILTADINNNCIHILDQNGQFLRYIDNCDLKYPRGLCLDNNDDLFVCEVFTGNVKKIKYFK comes from the coding sequence ATGGATCCCCATTCTAGTGCACAGGATGTAcaccgatgtgacctttgtgagaccgccatagtacacagctactgcgacttttgtcatgtcaacctaTGTAAACCCTGTATATTAGATCATATATTAGATgaatatgacaaacataaaatagttcCTTTCCAGAAACGAAGATCAACCCTTATTCATTTGAAATGTGAAACACATCCACACAGAAATTGTGAATTCCAGTGCAAGGATTgcaacaatatctttgtttgttCTTCCTGCATGGCATCTACACAGCACAAGGGACATAACTTCGTAGAAGTTACAGAAGTTTACAAAGCTAAGAAagatgatattaaaaaagatacaaaagagttagaaaatcatatttcccctaCATATGAAGAAATTGCATTCTACTTAGAAAATCAGCTTGCAAGCCTTGATGGAGGATATGATAAACTTACAACAAcaatgtccaaacaaggagagcaatggcacagagaaattgACATCAttgtcaacaaaatgaaaacggAAATCAGCgagataaaagtaaaacacaaagaacttttacagaaacatttgaatgaaatcaaacagatacagTCTCTCATAAAGAAAACACTGCACGCTTTAAGGACAATTGAGGAGTCCACTGAAGTATCTTCTACCATTGAATACAACTCTAAGATCAGAGAGTTCAGCAAGCCTCCACCCAACGTTAAGGTTACACTGCCCACATTCATTTCAATACCAATAGACCGTGAGAAGCTGTATACTTTGTTTGGACAGATCACCCCATTATCTACAGTTACAGAAGAAAATGTCTTGTCACTAAACCAACCCAACACTTCAGTGAAAGAACTTCTGGATGAACCGGAACTTGTTACCAAAATACAGACTGGGCAAAAATATCTCTGTAGTGTTACCTGTGTAAATGAAGACATGATATGGACAAGTGGAGCGAGTACTGATATCAAATGCTTCAATATCAAAGGTTCAACACTTCACACAATCCTTACAAAATCAGGTGCTTGGCCCGATGATATAGCTGTAGACAGCGATGGATATCTACTGTACTCAGATGCACAAGCAAGAACAGTACATAAAGTAAAGAGTGGCCGGACAGAAGAGTTGATCAGGTTACAGGGATGGAGGCCATATAATctgtgtgtcacctctactgGTGATCTTCTGCTTACCATGTACAGTGATGATGGAACTCAATCCAAAGCTGTCCGTTACTCAggatctacagagaaacaaacaattcaatttgaCGATGAAGGTAAACCTTTGTACTCTGGAAATATTTATGCTAAATACATCACAGAGATtagaaaccatgacatctgtgtagctgactatGGGGCTGGTGCAAtagtggtggttaatcaggaTGGGAAACTCAGATGGAAATACACCGGTCACCCCTCAGTTACcataaacaaacaatttaatcCCTAtggtatcacaacagacagtcagagccgtatcctgacagcagacattAACAACAattgtatccacattctggatcagaatggacagtttctccgttacattgataactgtgatctgaAGTATCCTCGTGGTTTATGTTTGGACAATAATGATGATCTGTTTGTGTGCGAGGTTTTTACaggcaatgtaaagaaaatcaaatattttaagtag
- the LOC136274582 gene encoding tripartite motif-containing protein 2-like, translated as MNPRSSAQDVHRCDLCETAIVHSYCDFCHVNLCKPCILDHILDEYDKHKIVPFQKRRSTLIHSKCETHSHRNCEFQCEDCNNMFVCSSCMASTQHKRHSFVEVTEVYKIKKDDIKKDTKELENHISPTYEEIAFDLENQLASLDGGYDKLTTTISKQGEQWHREIDIIVNKMKTEISDIKVKHKELLQKHLNDIEQIQSLIKETLHALRKIEESTEVSSTIEYSSKVSEFSKPPPKVKVTLPTFIPKPIDCDKLYTLFGQITPLSTVTEENVLSLNQPNTSVKELLDEPELVTKIQTGHKHLRNVTCVNEDMIWTSGNSNEIKCFNLKGSTLHTIHTKSGVWPGDIAVDSDGNLMYSGRETRTVNKVKRSETEELIRLKGWVPRNLCVTSTGDLLLTMYSDDETQSKVVRYSGSTEKQTIQFDDEGKPLYLGSSYMKHITENRNHDICVADCEAGAVVVVNQSGKLRWKYTGHPSVTKNKPFNPYGITTDSQSRILTADKDNHCIHILDHNGQFLRYIDNCDLKDPYGLCVDNNDNLFVCEFSRGNVKKFKYFK; from the coding sequence ATGAATCCCCGTTCTAGTGCCCAGGATGTAcaccgatgtgacctttgtgagaccgccatagtacacagctactgtgacttttgtcatgtcaacctaTGTAAACCCTGTATATTAGATCATATATTAGATgaatatgacaaacataaaatagttcCTTTCCAGAAACGAAGATCAACCCTTATTCATTCGAAATGTGAAACACACTCACACAGAAATTGTGAATTCCAGTGCGAGGATTGCAACAATATGTTTGTTTGTTCTTCCTGCATGGCATCTACACAGCACAAAAGACATAGCTTCGTAGAAGTTACAGAAgtttacaaaattaagaaagatgatattaaaaaagatacaaaagagttagaaaatcatatttcccctaCATATGAAGAAATTGCATTTGACTTAGAAAATCAGCTAGCAAGCCTTGATGGAGGATATGATAAACTTACAACAACAATttccaaacaaggagagcaatggcacagagaaattgACATCAttgtcaacaaaatgaaaactgaaatcagcGACATAAAAGTAAAACACAAAGAACTTTTACAGAAACATTTGAATGATATCGAACAGATACAGTCTCTCATAAAGGAAACACTGCATGCCTTAAGGAAAATTGAGGAGTCCACTGAAGTATCTTCTACCATTGAATACAGCTCTAAGGTCAGTGAGTTCAGTAAGCCTCCACCCAAAGTTAAGGTTACACTGCCCacattcattccaaaaccaATAGACTGTGACAAGCTGTATACTTTGTTTGGACAGATCACCCCATTATCTACAGTTACAGAAGAAAATGTCTTGTCACTAAACCAACCCAACACTTCAGTCAAAGAACTACTGGATGAACCGGAGCTTGTTACCAAAATACAGACTGGGCATAAACATCTACGTAATGTTACCTGTGTAAATGAAGACATGATATGGACGAGTGGAAAtagcaatgaaatcaaatgcttCAATCTCAAAGGTTCAACACTTCACACAATCCATACAAAATCAGGTGTTTGGCCCGGTGATATAGCTGTAGACAGTGATGGGAATCTAATGTACTCAGGTAGAGAAACAAGAACAGTGAATAAAGTAAAGAGAAGCGAGACAGAAGAGTTAATCAGATTAAAGGGATGGGTGCCTCGTAATctgtgtgtcacctctactgGTGATCTCCTGCTTACCATGTACAGTGATGATGAaactcaatccaaagttgtccgttactcaggatctacagagaaacaaaccattcagtttgacGATGAAGGTAAACCTTTGTACTTGGGGAGTAGTTATATGAAACACATCAcagagaacagaaaccatgacatctgtgtagctgactgtGAGGCTGGTGCAGTAGTAGTGGTTAATCAGAgcgggaaactcagatggaaATACACCGGTCATCCCTCAGTTACCAAGAACAAACCATTTAATCCCTAtggtatcacaacagacagtcagagtcgtatcctgacagcagataaagacaaccattgtatccacattctggatcataatggacagtttctccgttacattgataactgtgatctaAAGGATCCGtatggtttatgtgtggacaataatgacaatctgtttgtgtgTGAGTTTTCAAGGGGCAATgtaaagaaattcaaatattttaagtaa